A genomic region of Ignavibacteria bacterium contains the following coding sequences:
- a CDS encoding carboxymuconolactone decarboxylase family protein yields MSKYDDFHKFRSEMNDKILNSGFSDFKKFFALDTKAYHDGQIPAKYKEMMGLVASMVLRCNDCIFYHIEQCVKQGVTREELYEAMNIALIVGGSIVIPHLRYAFSIMDEIYERLK; encoded by the coding sequence ATGAGTAAATACGATGATTTTCATAAGTTTAGAAGCGAAATGAATGATAAAATTTTGAATTCTGGTTTTAGTGACTTTAAAAAATTTTTTGCTCTCGATACAAAAGCCTATCATGATGGGCAGATACCAGCTAAGTACAAAGAAATGATGGGACTTGTTGCTTCAATGGTTTTAAGATGCAACGATTGTATTTTTTATCATATCGAACAATGTGTAAAGCAGGGAGTAACGCGTGAAGAACTTTACGAAGCAATGAACATTGCTTTAATTGTCGGTGGTTCGATTGTTATTCCTCATTTAAGATATGCATTCTCAATTATGGATGAAATTTATGAGAGATTAAAATGA
- the uvrA gene encoding excinuclease ABC subunit UvrA, with product MDKIIIRGAREHNLKNLDLEIPRDKLIVITGLSGSGKSSLAFDTIYAEGQRRFIESLSAYARQFLGNMEKPDVDYIEGLSPSISIEQKSTSANPRSTVGTITEIYDFLRLLFARVGVPHCPQCGNPVEKMSSEQIYESVFHTFFGKKIDILAPVVRGRKGHYRELFEDILKDGFLKARVDGEIKDIVKGMKLERYKVHNIEILVDRVEVLRKSERRIHESLEYALNYGNGVVIVSDGHYEKIYNRTLACLNCGISLPELAPNTFSFNSPYGACPACEGLGVKKQIDPNLVIPDWSKSINEEAIAPYGKPKDNWFFNQLRALAEAYEFDFDTPLEKLPKKVKDILLYGSGNERLEFRYKLGSGEFVTYSHRFSGIVSQLQHTYDTTSSNSIREWIEAYMSVSVCPECTGYRLKKDALSVKINGKNIGELSQLSIKDLKKFFDEVKFSGREEEIARQILKEIKMRLNFLLNVGLNYLTLDRNATTLSGGEAQRIRLATQIGSQLVGVLYVLDEPSIGLHQRDNLKLINSLKELRDLGNTIIVVEHDKETILNADYLIDLGPGAAQNGGQVVLQGDLKDIMSNGEKKYSNSVTLQYLLNKKFIPFNFNPRKGNGKYIVLKGAKGNNLKNVTVKFPLGKLICVTGVSGSGKSTLINDTLGRILFKHFYGSKLVPLPYESITGLKEIDKVIEIDQSPIGRSPRSNPATYTTLFTLIRDLFAELPDSKIRGYKPGRFSFNVKGGRCEECEGDGVKKIEMNFLPDVYVLCDVCKGKRYNKETLEVKYKGKSIADVLDMTVEEALHFFEDLPRIKRKLKTLYDVGLGYIRLGQQATTLSGGEAQRVKLATELSKVQTGKTLYILDEPTTGLHFEDIRILLEVLNGLVDKGNTVIVIEHNLDVIKSADWIIDLGPEGGDAGGYIIAEGTPLDLTKVENSYTGQFLKAELENKN from the coding sequence ATGGACAAGATAATAATTCGTGGTGCTCGAGAACATAATCTTAAAAATCTTGATCTGGAAATTCCGCGAGATAAGCTCATTGTAATTACAGGACTTTCTGGCTCAGGTAAATCGTCACTTGCATTTGATACAATTTATGCAGAAGGGCAGAGAAGATTTATCGAAAGTCTTTCTGCCTATGCCCGTCAATTTTTAGGAAATATGGAAAAACCAGATGTTGATTACATTGAAGGATTAAGCCCATCAATTTCAATTGAACAGAAATCAACCTCTGCAAATCCGAGATCTACCGTTGGAACAATCACAGAGATTTATGATTTTCTTAGACTTTTATTTGCAAGAGTTGGTGTACCTCACTGTCCACAATGTGGTAATCCTGTCGAAAAAATGAGCAGTGAGCAAATTTATGAATCTGTATTTCATACATTCTTTGGAAAAAAGATTGATATTCTTGCTCCAGTTGTTCGAGGTAGAAAAGGTCATTATAGGGAATTGTTTGAAGATATTTTAAAGGATGGTTTTCTCAAAGCAAGAGTTGATGGAGAAATTAAAGATATTGTCAAAGGGATGAAGCTTGAACGATATAAAGTTCATAACATTGAAATTCTTGTTGATAGAGTTGAAGTGCTTCGTAAGTCAGAAAGAAGAATTCATGAATCACTTGAATATGCTTTGAATTATGGAAATGGTGTTGTTATCGTATCAGATGGACATTACGAAAAAATTTATAATAGAACATTAGCCTGTTTGAATTGCGGAATTAGCTTACCCGAGCTTGCTCCAAATACTTTTTCGTTTAACTCACCCTATGGTGCCTGTCCCGCTTGTGAAGGTTTGGGAGTTAAAAAACAAATTGATCCAAATCTTGTTATTCCCGACTGGAGTAAATCAATAAACGAAGAAGCTATTGCTCCTTATGGAAAACCAAAAGATAACTGGTTCTTTAATCAGTTAAGAGCGCTTGCAGAGGCTTACGAATTTGATTTTGATACCCCACTCGAAAAATTGCCAAAAAAAGTAAAAGATATTCTCCTCTATGGTTCCGGTAATGAGAGACTTGAGTTTAGATATAAATTAGGTTCTGGAGAATTTGTAACTTACTCCCATCGTTTCAGCGGTATCGTTAGTCAATTACAACATACATACGATACAACTTCATCAAACAGCATCAGGGAATGGATTGAAGCTTATATGTCTGTTTCGGTTTGCCCAGAGTGTACTGGCTATAGATTGAAAAAAGATGCTCTAAGTGTGAAGATAAACGGAAAAAATATTGGTGAGTTATCTCAACTTTCAATTAAGGACCTGAAGAAATTTTTTGATGAAGTTAAGTTTTCTGGAAGAGAAGAAGAAATTGCTCGACAGATTCTGAAAGAAATTAAAATGCGTTTAAATTTTCTCTTAAATGTAGGTCTCAATTATCTTACTCTCGATAGGAATGCGACAACACTTTCTGGTGGAGAAGCTCAAAGAATAAGACTTGCAACTCAAATTGGATCGCAGCTGGTAGGTGTGCTTTATGTTTTGGATGAGCCAAGTATTGGATTACATCAAAGAGATAATTTGAAATTGATTAATTCATTGAAAGAATTGCGAGATCTGGGAAATACAATAATTGTTGTAGAACACGATAAAGAAACAATTCTGAATGCTGATTACTTAATTGATCTTGGTCCAGGTGCAGCTCAAAATGGTGGTCAGGTTGTTTTACAGGGTGATCTGAAAGACATTATGAGCAATGGTGAAAAGAAATATTCAAATTCAGTAACGCTCCAATATTTATTAAACAAAAAATTTATTCCTTTTAATTTTAATCCAAGAAAAGGTAATGGAAAGTATATTGTCTTAAAAGGAGCGAAAGGCAATAATCTTAAAAATGTAACAGTTAAGTTTCCGCTTGGTAAATTGATCTGTGTAACTGGAGTAAGCGGGTCAGGTAAATCTACTTTAATTAACGATACGCTCGGAAGAATTTTGTTCAAACATTTTTATGGATCTAAGCTTGTTCCTTTACCCTATGAATCAATCACAGGATTAAAAGAGATAGATAAGGTTATCGAAATTGATCAATCACCAATTGGCAGGTCACCTCGATCAAATCCTGCTACTTATACAACTTTGTTCACTCTGATTAGAGATTTATTTGCAGAATTGCCAGACTCAAAGATACGCGGTTACAAACCTGGCAGGTTCAGTTTTAATGTTAAAGGTGGAAGATGTGAAGAATGTGAAGGGGACGGAGTCAAAAAAATCGAGATGAATTTTCTGCCCGATGTTTATGTTCTCTGTGATGTTTGTAAAGGAAAACGTTACAATAAAGAAACTCTTGAGGTAAAATATAAAGGTAAATCAATCGCTGATGTTTTAGATATGACGGTTGAAGAAGCTTTACACTTCTTTGAAGATCTTCCTCGAATTAAAAGAAAACTTAAAACTCTTTACGATGTCGGATTAGGTTATATCAGACTTGGACAGCAAGCAACTACTCTTTCAGGTGGTGAAGCTCAGAGAGTTAAACTTGCAACTGAGCTTTCAAAGGTTCAAACTGGAAAAACTTTATACATTTTAGATGAACCAACAACTGGTTTACATTTTGAAGATATCAGAATTTTACTTGAAGTCTTAAATGGTTTGGTTGATAAAGGAAACACAGTTATAGTGATTGAGCACAATCTTGATGTAATAAAATCTGCCGACTGGATAATTGATTTAGGACCTGAAGGTGGTGACGCAGGCGGTTACATCATCGCTGAAGGAACACCACTAGATTTAACTAAGGTTGAGAATAGTTATACCGGTCAATTTCTTAAAGCAGAACTTGAAAACAAAAATTAA
- a CDS encoding T9SS type A sorting domain-containing protein codes for MNQASPLSIETNQNENIFSREFNEPIQLIQNFSDSLSFTMFKDQRVLQNYDYELNQEEDIISPISGNPGNWVYIIGGNIKGDYYVSPYGNDSSNGSFESPWRTLSFAVQQIQPGDTLVVLPGSGRTRPIIAGGNNLRAAFDLSGKNYIWIENLEITHNDNLSGDGKFFRDGIVISGNKSTNIVLKNLYIHHIDEFGLNFQDIDSLKLLDSRIEYCGFGALGGPAGESGGWRFIEIKGCNLSYSGHYYQGGDGSNSPYDRPDGFGIEASEGPIEISNTIASHNYGDGLDSKAKRTYIHECIVANNSCDGVKLWGDSSRVVNTLIYGRGDGNATTTPWSPLVISTENHNSYFEIINCTIDDTVGENYIMHVQYDSPTTPVYVRIVNSIFCSRGNNAPTIWLGDSVNYNITYNLFYSPNDDRLLIKGNTTYTSLEIEQIGPGNKYGNPLFYSVGWGFEGNYHLKPNSPGIDSGDPLSAPTNDLEGNLRPQGNGVDIGCYENLTGTKTEDGFNVIPANLELFQNYPNPFNSKTKIKFKVPNSSYLTLKVFDLLGNEIKTLIDEFKKPGIYEIEFDASGLTSGVYFYQLKAGKFIKTRKMILVK; via the coding sequence ATGAACCAAGCATCACCCCTTTCAATTGAAACAAATCAAAATGAGAATATTTTTTCAAGAGAATTTAATGAGCCAATTCAATTGATACAGAATTTTTCAGACAGTCTTTCCTTTACTATGTTCAAAGATCAGCGAGTATTGCAAAATTATGATTATGAATTGAACCAAGAAGAAGACATCATATCCCCAATTTCAGGTAATCCTGGGAACTGGGTATACATAATCGGTGGAAATATTAAAGGTGATTATTATGTTTCACCATATGGTAATGACAGCAGTAATGGTTCTTTCGAATCGCCATGGAGAACATTAAGTTTTGCAGTACAGCAGATTCAACCAGGGGATACATTGGTCGTATTGCCTGGTTCTGGTAGAACAAGACCTATAATAGCTGGAGGGAACAATCTAAGAGCTGCATTTGATCTTTCAGGTAAGAATTACATATGGATTGAAAATCTTGAGATTACACATAATGATAATCTTTCAGGGGACGGTAAATTTTTCAGAGATGGAATAGTAATAAGTGGAAATAAATCCACAAATATTGTTCTAAAAAACTTATATATTCATCATATTGATGAGTTTGGGTTGAATTTTCAGGACATTGATTCACTAAAATTGTTGGATTCAAGAATTGAGTATTGCGGTTTTGGTGCATTAGGCGGACCTGCCGGTGAAAGTGGCGGTTGGAGATTTATCGAAATTAAAGGATGCAATCTTTCTTATAGTGGTCACTATTATCAAGGTGGAGATGGTTCAAATAGCCCGTATGATAGACCCGATGGCTTTGGTATTGAAGCATCGGAAGGCCCAATTGAAATTTCCAATACAATTGCCTCGCACAATTATGGAGATGGACTTGATTCAAAAGCAAAGAGAACTTATATCCATGAATGCATAGTTGCAAATAATTCCTGTGATGGTGTGAAACTCTGGGGTGATTCTTCAAGGGTAGTTAACACATTAATTTATGGCCGCGGTGATGGTAATGCAACAACAACTCCCTGGTCGCCACTTGTAATAAGTACAGAAAACCATAATAGTTATTTTGAAATAATTAATTGCACCATCGACGATACAGTTGGTGAAAATTACATTATGCACGTCCAGTATGATTCACCTACAACACCCGTCTACGTACGAATTGTAAATTCTATTTTTTGCAGTAGAGGAAATAATGCACCTACTATCTGGCTTGGTGATTCAGTCAATTATAATATCACTTATAATCTATTCTATTCCCCTAACGATGATCGTTTATTAATTAAAGGAAATACAACTTATACTTCATTAGAAATCGAGCAAATTGGTCCTGGTAATAAATATGGGAATCCACTATTCTATTCTGTCGGATGGGGTTTTGAAGGTAATTATCATTTAAAACCAAATAGTCCAGGTATCGATTCGGGAGATCCACTAAGTGCACCAACGAATGATCTTGAAGGTAATTTAAGACCTCAAGGTAATGGAGTAGATATCGGCTGTTACGAAAATTTGACTGGGACAAAAACAGAAGATGGTTTTAATGTTATTCCAGCTAACTTGGAATTATTTCAAAATTATCCAAATCCATTCAACTCAAAAACAAAAATAAAATTTAAGGTACCCAACTCATCTTATCTGACATTAAAAGTATTTGATTTGCTTGGAAATGAAATAAAAACATTGATTGATGAATTCAAAAAACCAGGAATTTATGAGATTGAATTTGATGCATCAGGATTAACAAGTGGTGTTTATTTCTATCAATTAAAAGCAGGAAAATTTATAAAAACAAGAAAAATGATTTTAGTGAAGTAG
- a CDS encoding YicC family protein, whose amino-acid sequence MIISMTGYGNAEFEKDGVSYSAEIRSFNSKFLEISIKLPRVHSQRENEIRELVRKYVNRGKIIVSANLERNASLNLPIDINEETIKYLNQLFKKIKKVTKSKEKIKLDHFLKFSEIFQHKDEEISEIEFQNLYNCVELSIQKLMEMKIQEGKELEKDLLNRIGLIENNVFEIERIWSERAELEFQRLKEKAQKLLEGKDVNEERLELELALLLDKMDITEECVRLKSHIKFFKESIDKNEPSGRRLSFLAQELLREANTISAKSNSAEISQIVVLIKEEIEKIKEQIQNIE is encoded by the coding sequence ATGATTATTAGTATGACTGGATATGGAAATGCTGAATTTGAAAAAGATGGCGTTTCCTATTCTGCAGAAATTAGAAGTTTTAATAGTAAATTTTTGGAAATCTCAATAAAGCTTCCTCGTGTTCACTCGCAGAGAGAAAATGAGATACGTGAACTCGTAAGAAAATATGTTAATCGAGGCAAAATTATTGTATCTGCTAACCTCGAGAGAAATGCAAGCTTAAACCTTCCAATAGACATAAATGAAGAAACAATTAAATATCTGAATCAGCTCTTTAAGAAGATTAAGAAGGTTACCAAATCAAAAGAGAAAATTAAACTTGATCACTTCTTAAAATTTTCGGAAATATTTCAGCACAAAGACGAAGAAATATCCGAAATCGAATTTCAGAATCTTTACAATTGCGTTGAACTCTCGATCCAGAAATTAATGGAAATGAAAATTCAAGAAGGGAAAGAATTAGAGAAAGATCTTTTGAATAGAATTGGATTAATTGAAAATAATGTTTTTGAAATTGAAAGAATCTGGTCAGAAAGGGCAGAGCTGGAATTTCAAAGATTGAAAGAAAAAGCACAGAAATTACTTGAAGGAAAAGATGTTAATGAAGAACGCCTGGAACTTGAACTCGCTTTATTGTTGGATAAAATGGATATAACAGAAGAATGCGTAAGATTGAAGAGTCACATTAAATTTTTCAAAGAATCAATAGATAAAAACGAACCGAGCGGCAGGCGTTTGAGTTTCCTTGCTCAAGAATTGTTAAGAGAAGCAAATACAATCTCGGCTAAATCAAATAGTGCTGAAATCTCACAGATTGTTGTTTTGATAAAAGAGGAAATCGAAAAAATAAAAGAGCAAATCCAGAACATTGAGTAA
- a CDS encoding 5'-deoxyadenosine deaminase translates to MKVISPKYIITMNQNYEILSGHSVLISENKIQKIERSSKLESLAQENGWQIFSFPESILIPGFVQTHIHLCQTLFRGLADDLELLDWLQLKIMPFEFAHDKNSMKYSALLGISELIRCGTTTILDMGSMNHSDVVFEQLINSGIRAFHGKAMMDINTLYPKLSESTNDSLRSSEELAKEFHNKADGRIKYAFAPRFILSCSGELLKETNELVKQYSGTLFHTHASENRTELENVRKRCGKDNIECFEELNILNDKSMIAHCIWLNENEIDLMKKRDARVLHCPSSNLKLASGIANIPRYLKEGISVSLGADGAPCNNFLDIFVEMRLASLIQKPFYGPTTMTAREVFEIATIGGARALHLDAEIGSIEEGKKADLVLLELNQVHNSLDVNEENLYSSIVYTCDHTNVQSVMINGEWVYQNREFNTLDVNEIIRKSNEELKKLLKRVK, encoded by the coding sequence ATGAAAGTAATTTCTCCGAAATACATAATCACAATGAATCAAAACTATGAGATTTTGAGTGGTCATTCAGTTTTAATTTCTGAGAATAAAATCCAGAAAATTGAAAGAAGCTCTAAACTTGAATCACTGGCCCAGGAAAACGGATGGCAAATCTTTTCATTCCCCGAATCGATTCTAATTCCAGGATTTGTTCAAACCCACATTCATCTTTGTCAGACACTTTTCCGTGGCCTTGCTGATGATCTTGAACTGCTTGACTGGCTTCAATTGAAAATTATGCCGTTCGAATTTGCTCACGATAAAAACTCAATGAAATATTCAGCTTTACTTGGTATAAGCGAATTAATCAGATGTGGAACTACTACCATCTTAGATATGGGAAGTATGAATCATTCTGATGTTGTGTTTGAACAATTAATTAATTCTGGAATTCGTGCTTTTCACGGCAAGGCGATGATGGATATAAACACTCTCTATCCAAAACTTTCCGAATCAACAAATGACTCGTTAAGGTCTTCTGAAGAACTTGCAAAAGAATTTCACAATAAAGCTGATGGAAGAATTAAGTATGCGTTTGCACCAAGATTTATTTTATCCTGTTCAGGTGAATTATTGAAAGAAACCAATGAACTTGTTAAACAATATTCAGGTACACTTTTTCATACACACGCAAGCGAAAACCGAACTGAACTCGAAAATGTCAGGAAAAGATGCGGTAAAGATAATATCGAGTGTTTTGAAGAATTAAATATATTGAACGATAAGAGTATGATCGCTCATTGTATCTGGTTAAATGAAAATGAAATTGATCTGATGAAAAAAAGAGATGCAAGAGTTCTTCATTGTCCTTCATCTAACTTGAAACTTGCATCAGGCATTGCAAATATTCCGAGATATTTGAAAGAAGGTATTTCTGTTTCTCTCGGTGCCGATGGAGCTCCTTGTAATAATTTTTTAGATATTTTCGTGGAAATGAGATTGGCATCGTTAATTCAAAAACCATTTTATGGTCCAACCACAATGACAGCCAGAGAAGTATTCGAAATTGCAACAATTGGAGGCGCACGTGCACTTCATCTTGATGCAGAAATAGGAAGTATCGAAGAAGGGAAAAAAGCTGACTTAGTTTTACTCGAACTCAATCAAGTTCATAATTCGCTTGATGTAAATGAAGAAAACTTGTATTCAAGTATTGTCTATACCTGTGACCACACTAATGTTCAAAGTGTAATGATTAATGGTGAGTGGGTTTATCAAAACCGAGAATTTAATACGCTTGACGTAAATGAGATAATTCGAAAGTCTAACGAAGAATTGAAAAAACTTCTTAAAAGAGTGAAATAG
- the coaBC gene encoding bifunctional phosphopantothenoylcysteine decarboxylase/phosphopantothenate--cysteine ligase CoaBC — protein sequence MTDLKNKKIILGVSGGIAAYKSCYLVRELVRLGADVRVVMTPSACEFVTPLTFSTLSKNEVIVNIFPEKKENTKTATWHINLAQWADLIVIAPATVNTIAKINHGIADNALTTLVSARRCPMLIVPAADEDMYLSYSNQKNISELKMQGIHFLEAEYGELASGLTGYGRMAEVDLIVDKIKSLLYNSDKDFKKKKVLITAGPTFEPIDPVRFIGNRSSGKMGHALALASLYRGANVTVITGPTNLNYPSAIKLIKVRTAEEMFNAVKKEFPKCDIFISAAAVSDYRPKQISKSKIKKTQSHLVIELVENKDILKEISKFKKKNQIVVGFSVETENEIENSKAKLVKKKLDMIVINNPLEEGSAFEVDTNQIYILKKDGSFQKYPKKFKFDVANDILDEIKKL from the coding sequence TTGACAGATTTAAAAAACAAAAAGATAATTTTAGGAGTAAGCGGTGGAATAGCCGCTTACAAATCCTGTTATTTAGTACGCGAACTCGTAAGGCTTGGCGCAGATGTTCGTGTTGTAATGACTCCTTCGGCTTGTGAATTTGTCACTCCACTTACATTCTCCACACTATCAAAAAACGAAGTAATTGTTAATATCTTTCCAGAGAAAAAAGAAAATACAAAAACCGCAACCTGGCATATCAATTTAGCTCAGTGGGCCGATTTAATTGTTATTGCACCTGCAACTGTGAACACAATTGCTAAGATAAATCATGGTATTGCTGATAATGCATTGACTACTTTAGTCTCAGCAAGAAGATGCCCGATGCTAATCGTTCCTGCTGCTGATGAAGATATGTATTTAAGTTATTCCAATCAGAAAAATATTTCTGAATTAAAGATGCAGGGAATTCATTTCCTTGAAGCTGAATATGGAGAACTTGCAAGTGGATTGACTGGTTACGGTCGAATGGCAGAAGTTGATTTAATCGTCGATAAAATAAAATCTTTACTATATAATTCTGATAAAGATTTTAAGAAGAAAAAAGTTTTGATTACGGCTGGTCCTACATTCGAACCAATTGATCCTGTGAGATTTATTGGTAATCGTTCAAGTGGAAAGATGGGGCACGCTCTAGCGTTGGCTTCATTATACCGTGGTGCAAATGTGACAGTTATTACTGGTCCGACTAATTTGAACTATCCTTCTGCAATTAAGTTGATCAAAGTAAGAACAGCAGAAGAAATGTTTAATGCCGTAAAAAAAGAATTTCCAAAATGCGATATTTTTATCTCAGCTGCTGCAGTGTCAGATTATCGCCCCAAACAAATATCAAAGTCAAAAATTAAAAAGACTCAATCCCATCTGGTAATTGAACTCGTTGAGAACAAGGATATATTGAAAGAAATTTCAAAGTTTAAGAAGAAAAACCAGATTGTTGTTGGATTTTCCGTTGAAACAGAAAACGAAATTGAAAATTCTAAGGCAAAGCTTGTAAAGAAAAAACTTGATATGATTGTAATCAATAATCCACTTGAAGAAGGTTCAGCATTTGAAGTTGATACCAATCAGATTTATATTTTGAAAAAAGACGGCAGCTTTCAAAAGTATCCAAAAAAATTCAAATTTGATGTTGCCAATGATATTCTTGACGAGATAAAAAAATTATGA
- a CDS encoding DUF3575 domain-containing protein — protein MNKYFYFFFLVLMISNLNAQPDKAIMVNPLGLFWGVMNVQYEFKYKNENSIALRANFVGYDIGSFSNSAFGLGGSYRWYSKTRPVVGLWYGPSADLLFWSAKEKNRAMPSTYRNSFLGIGGDIGYKWNFNQFGLEIFGGLRYYFGEIAGLSFGGVSIIGGVSLGYLWK, from the coding sequence ATGAATAAGTATTTTTATTTCTTCTTTCTAGTTTTGATGATTTCAAATTTAAATGCTCAACCTGATAAGGCCATTATGGTTAATCCACTTGGATTGTTCTGGGGTGTAATGAATGTGCAATATGAATTTAAGTACAAAAATGAAAATTCAATTGCCTTAAGAGCCAATTTTGTTGGTTATGATATCGGCTCTTTCTCTAACTCAGCTTTTGGATTGGGTGGATCATATCGCTGGTATTCAAAAACACGTCCAGTGGTTGGTTTATGGTATGGACCTTCTGCTGATTTGCTTTTCTGGTCTGCTAAAGAAAAAAATAGAGCGATGCCGTCAACTTATAGAAACTCATTTTTAGGAATTGGTGGTGATATAGGTTACAAATGGAATTTTAATCAATTTGGTTTAGAAATATTCGGTGGTTTAAGGTATTACTTCGGTGAGATAGCTGGATTATCTTTTGGCGGTGTTTCGATTATTGGCGGAGTTAGTCTTGGGTATTTATGGAAGTAA
- the gmk gene encoding guanylate kinase, producing MSKQPKLIVISAPSGTGKTSVIKEILKLNQDKLIFSVSATTRPKRANEIDGVDYYFLTEDEFKKKIENDEFIEWERIYDYYYGTLKSEIERARKLGKNILFELDVNGSLKLKKLYPNAHLIFIVPPSIEELENRLRKRNTETPETLKKRIERAKMELEKAKYFDYEVKNYELENAIEEVNEIIQKIIKE from the coding sequence TTGAGTAAGCAACCAAAACTTATTGTAATCTCGGCTCCGAGTGGGACAGGTAAAACCAGCGTTATCAAAGAAATCTTAAAACTTAATCAAGATAAATTAATATTTTCTGTCTCAGCAACCACTCGACCAAAACGAGCAAATGAAATCGATGGAGTGGATTACTATTTTCTAACTGAAGACGAATTCAAAAAGAAAATTGAAAATGATGAGTTTATAGAGTGGGAAAGAATTTATGATTATTATTATGGAACATTAAAGTCAGAGATTGAAAGAGCCAGAAAACTTGGTAAAAATATTTTATTTGAACTCGATGTAAATGGCAGTCTTAAACTTAAAAAATTATACCCTAATGCTCACTTAATTTTTATCGTTCCTCCAAGCATTGAAGAGCTGGAAAATAGACTTCGTAAGCGGAATACAGAAACTCCTGAGACTCTTAAAAAACGAATTGAGCGAGCGAAAATGGAACTCGAAAAAGCAAAATATTTTGATTATGAAGTCAAAAATTATGAGCTCGAAAATGCAATAGAGGAAGTAAATGAAATAATTCAAAAAATAATTAAGGAATAA
- the rdgB gene encoding RdgB/HAM1 family non-canonical purine NTP pyrophosphatase, whose amino-acid sequence MKIVLATNNPNKVKEVKEILNELGVEVLTLKDLGIDIEIIEDQDSFEGNARKKAHTIFEITKIPTIADDSGLIVEQLNGAPGVYSSRYAGEEHNYEKNNQKLLQELKDKPKPHRAKFICVINYKSETEDEIFTGMVDGEIVDQPRGTNGFGYDPLFKPDGFNQTYAELPSEIKNKISHRYKALLQFRDYLFERFKKVSDN is encoded by the coding sequence ATGAAGATTGTTTTAGCAACGAATAATCCAAATAAGGTCAAAGAAGTAAAAGAAATATTGAATGAACTCGGTGTTGAAGTTCTTACTCTAAAAGATCTCGGAATTGATATTGAAATAATAGAAGATCAAGACTCATTTGAGGGGAATGCTCGTAAAAAAGCACATACAATTTTTGAAATAACCAAAATTCCAACCATCGCAGATGACTCTGGTTTAATTGTGGAACAATTAAACGGCGCACCAGGAGTCTATTCTTCTCGTTATGCTGGTGAAGAACATAACTACGAAAAAAACAATCAAAAACTTCTTCAGGAATTAAAAGATAAACCAAAACCTCACCGAGCAAAATTTATTTGTGTGATAAATTATAAGTCTGAAACCGAAGATGAAATTTTCACAGGAATGGTTGATGGAGAAATTGTCGATCAACCTAGAGGAACAAATGGCTTTGGATACGACCCTCTCTTCAAACCAGATGGATTTAATCAAACATACGCTGAACTACCTTCTGAAATTAAAAACAAAATCAGTCATCGTTATAAAGCTCTTTTACAATTTAGGGATTATCTTTTTGAGAGATTTAAAAAAGTTAGTGATAATTAA
- a CDS encoding DNA-directed RNA polymerase subunit omega, whose protein sequence is MPLKPIELKEIEKHNESIYEAIIVAAKKARQINAEMREIFNKRLSELPPQVQLDDTEEVENPDQIRISKELEALGKPTEQALESLLKGEIVFRYK, encoded by the coding sequence ATGCCTTTAAAACCAATAGAACTCAAAGAAATTGAAAAACATAATGAAAGTATCTACGAAGCAATTATAGTTGCAGCTAAAAAAGCACGTCAAATTAACGCTGAAATGAGAGAAATATTTAATAAAAGATTATCCGAACTTCCTCCACAGGTTCAGCTTGATGATACTGAAGAAGTAGAAAATCCTGATCAAATTAGAATTAGTAAAGAACTTGAAGCTCTTGGAAAACCAACTGAGCAAGCTCTTGAATCATTGCTCAAAGGTGAAATTGTTTTCAGATATAAATAA